One stretch of Streptomyces sp. A2-16 DNA includes these proteins:
- a CDS encoding cupin domain-containing protein, whose product MTAPEGLLVPPGHGRVVESPAQQVTFKVTGSHSRTASTFEVIVPPGFDVGAHVHTRSEELFYVLEGELDVLAFEPRVRTPDNWQRWESGSGNRVVRATPGTVIVVPPGCPHAFANPTDEPAKMFFQASPPPDHERYFEELLEILGGEGPPDPTAVEKLRARYDIEQLTPLRHR is encoded by the coding sequence GTGACGGCTCCCGAGGGGCTCCTGGTCCCGCCGGGACACGGCCGGGTCGTGGAGTCCCCGGCCCAGCAGGTGACGTTCAAGGTGACCGGCTCGCACTCGCGCACGGCGTCCACCTTCGAGGTGATCGTGCCGCCCGGCTTCGACGTGGGCGCCCATGTGCACACCCGCAGCGAGGAGTTGTTCTACGTCCTCGAGGGCGAGCTGGACGTCCTGGCCTTCGAGCCGCGGGTCCGCACCCCCGACAACTGGCAGCGCTGGGAGTCGGGGTCGGGCAATCGGGTGGTACGCGCGACACCGGGAACGGTGATCGTCGTACCCCCGGGCTGCCCGCACGCCTTCGCCAACCCGACGGACGAGCCCGCGAAGATGTTCTTCCAGGCGAGCCCGCCGCCGGATCACGAGCGGTACTTCGAGGAACTGCTGGAGATTCTGGGCGGCGAGGGCCCGCCGGACCCCACGGCCGTCGAGAAGCTCCGGGCGAGGTACGACATCGAGCAGCTGACGCCGCTCAGGCACCGTTAG
- a CDS encoding cytochrome P450: MTEETITEILPPIRHWPALDLNGVDFDPVLTELMLEGPVTRIQLPNGEGWAWLVTRYEDVRTVTNDPRFSREAVMDQPVTRLAPHFIPQRGAVGFLDPPDHTRLRRSVAAAFTAKGVERVREKSRLMLDELVDELLQDGPPADLVAAVLAPFPIAVICELMGVPAADRHGMHTWTQLILSSSHGAQVSERARDEMGAYFADLIGLREGSTGEDVASLLGAAVGRGEVTLEEAVGLAVLLQIGGEAVTNNSGQMFYLLLTRPDLAERLRAEPEIRPRAIDELLRWIPHRNAVGLSRIALEDVGIQGVRIRAGDAIYVSYLAANRDPDVFPYPETIDFSRSPNPHVAFGFGPHYCPGGMLARLESELLVEALLDRVPGLSLAVPPERVPFRKGALIRGPEALPVTW; this comes from the coding sequence ATGACCGAAGAGACGATCACCGAGATCCTGCCCCCGATCCGGCACTGGCCCGCCCTCGACCTCAACGGCGTCGACTTCGACCCCGTGCTGACGGAGCTGATGCTCGAGGGCCCCGTCACCCGGATCCAGCTGCCCAACGGCGAAGGGTGGGCGTGGCTGGTGACGCGGTACGAGGATGTGCGGACGGTGACCAACGACCCGCGCTTCAGCCGCGAGGCCGTCATGGACCAGCCGGTGACCCGGCTCGCCCCGCACTTCATCCCGCAGCGCGGCGCGGTCGGCTTCCTGGACCCGCCCGACCACACCCGGCTGCGCCGCTCGGTGGCCGCCGCGTTCACCGCCAAGGGCGTGGAGCGGGTACGGGAGAAGTCCCGCCTGATGCTCGACGAGCTGGTCGACGAGCTGCTTCAGGACGGCCCCCCGGCCGACCTCGTCGCGGCGGTGCTGGCCCCCTTCCCCATCGCCGTGATCTGCGAGCTGATGGGCGTCCCGGCCGCCGACCGGCACGGCATGCACACCTGGACCCAGCTGATCCTGTCCTCCTCGCACGGCGCACAGGTCAGTGAGCGGGCCAGGGACGAGATGGGCGCCTACTTCGCCGACCTCATCGGGCTCAGGGAGGGCAGCACCGGCGAGGACGTGGCCTCCCTGCTCGGGGCCGCCGTGGGCCGCGGCGAGGTGACGCTGGAGGAGGCCGTGGGGCTCGCGGTGCTGCTGCAGATCGGCGGCGAGGCGGTCACGAACAACAGCGGCCAGATGTTCTACCTGCTGCTCACCCGCCCCGACCTGGCCGAACGCCTGCGCGCCGAGCCGGAGATCCGCCCCCGGGCCATCGACGAGCTGCTGCGCTGGATCCCGCACCGCAACGCGGTCGGCCTGTCACGGATCGCCCTGGAGGACGTGGGGATCCAGGGTGTGCGGATCCGGGCGGGCGACGCGATCTACGTGTCGTACCTGGCCGCCAACCGCGACCCGGACGTCTTCCCGTACCCGGAGACGATCGACTTCTCCCGCAGCCCCAACCCGCATGTGGCGTTCGGCTTCGGCCCGCACTACTGCCCCGGCGGGATGCTGGCCCGGCTGGAGTCCGAGTTGCTGGTCGAGGCGCTGCTCGACCGCGTACCGGGACTGAGCCTGGCGGTGCCGCCGGAGCGGGTGCCGTTCCGGAAGGGCGCGTTGATCCGCGGCCCCGAAGCGCTTCCGGTGACGTGGTGA
- a CDS encoding type III polyketide synthase, with protein sequence MATLCRPSVSVPEHVITMEETLELARSHHADHPQLPLALRLIENTGVRTRHIVQPIEETLRHPGFEERNKVYVAEAKARVPAVVQRALDDAQLLTSDVDVIIYVSCTGFMMPSLTAWLINEMGFESTTRQLPIAQLGCAAGGAAINRAHDFCTAYPEANALIVACEFCSLCYQPTDLGIGNLLSNGLFGDGVAAAAVRGRGGEGIALERNGSYLIPKTEEWIMYDVRSTGFHFQLDKRVPATMEPLAPALQELAGLHGWDAADLDFYVIHAGGPRILDDLSKFLQVDPHAFRFSRATLTEYGNIASAVVLDALRRLFDEGGPRDRARGLLAGFGPGITAEMSLGRWQRPDETV encoded by the coding sequence ATGGCGACTTTGTGCAGACCCTCGGTGTCCGTCCCGGAGCATGTGATCACCATGGAGGAGACGCTCGAACTGGCGCGCTCCCATCATGCCGATCACCCCCAACTGCCGCTGGCTCTGCGGCTCATCGAGAACACCGGGGTGCGGACCCGGCACATCGTGCAGCCCATCGAGGAGACGCTGAGGCATCCCGGGTTCGAGGAGCGCAACAAGGTCTACGTGGCCGAGGCGAAGGCGCGGGTGCCCGCGGTCGTGCAGCGGGCGCTGGACGACGCGCAGCTGCTGACGTCCGACGTCGACGTCATCATCTACGTGTCCTGCACGGGCTTCATGATGCCCTCGCTGACGGCGTGGCTGATCAACGAGATGGGCTTCGAGAGCACCACCCGGCAGCTCCCCATAGCCCAGCTGGGCTGCGCGGCCGGCGGTGCCGCGATCAACCGGGCCCACGACTTCTGCACCGCCTACCCCGAGGCCAACGCCCTCATCGTGGCCTGCGAGTTCTGCTCGCTGTGCTACCAGCCCACCGACCTCGGCATCGGAAACCTGCTGTCCAACGGCCTGTTCGGCGACGGTGTCGCCGCCGCGGCGGTGCGCGGGCGGGGCGGCGAGGGCATCGCGCTGGAGCGCAACGGCTCGTACCTGATCCCCAAGACCGAGGAGTGGATCATGTACGACGTCCGTTCGACGGGCTTCCACTTCCAGCTGGACAAGCGGGTGCCCGCCACCATGGAACCGCTCGCCCCGGCCCTCCAGGAGCTCGCGGGCCTGCACGGCTGGGACGCGGCCGACCTGGACTTCTACGTCATCCACGCCGGCGGCCCCCGAATACTCGACGACCTGAGCAAGTTCCTCCAGGTCGACCCGCACGCCTTCCGGTTCAGCCGGGCCACGCTCACCGAGTACGGGAACATCGCCAGCGCCGTCGTACTGGACGCGTTGCGGCGGCTGTTCGACGAGGGCGGGCCCCGGGACCGGGCGCGCGGGCTGCTCGCCGGGTTCGGGCCCGGCATCACCGCGGAAATGTCCCTGGGCCGCTGGCAGCGCCCCGACGAGACGGTGTGA